In Salinirussus salinus, the following proteins share a genomic window:
- a CDS encoding DUF7547 family protein — MSDGQRRGGDERHRDDQRGERGSAERVGDDELREQVTELAETLADLEGELREGRRRPRLRDLVRFTREVTIPGVILVLRTNIEALKLLQRALAFGDPEGSGRESQLRDRAEAAGRSALSELDSALEDLGDALSGTPRDGRARDLLAEARDLQAEVESELSRRSGLPGPSSSSRSPSGVDEPAGVDIDVDAELRSIKDELGDEGAAGDEGGGGDEGDGGEESGGDGAGRG, encoded by the coding sequence ATGAGCGACGGTCAGCGGCGCGGTGGCGACGAGAGACACCGCGACGACCAGCGGGGCGAACGTGGGTCGGCCGAGCGGGTCGGCGACGACGAGCTCCGCGAACAGGTGACGGAGCTCGCTGAGACGCTCGCGGACCTGGAGGGTGAACTCCGCGAGGGGCGCCGCCGCCCGCGGCTGCGGGACCTCGTCCGGTTCACCCGGGAGGTGACGATCCCGGGCGTGATCCTCGTGCTCCGGACGAACATCGAGGCGCTGAAGCTGCTCCAGCGGGCGCTGGCCTTCGGCGACCCGGAGGGAAGCGGACGCGAGAGTCAGCTCAGAGACCGGGCGGAGGCGGCCGGCCGGTCGGCGCTGTCCGAACTCGACAGCGCGCTCGAGGACCTCGGCGACGCGCTGTCGGGAACCCCGCGGGACGGACGCGCCCGCGACCTGCTGGCGGAGGCCCGGGACCTCCAGGCCGAGGTCGAGTCCGAACTGTCCCGCCGGTCGGGTCTCCCCGGCCCTTCGTCGAGTTCCCGGTCACCTTCCGGGGTCGACGAACCGGCGGGCGTCGACATCGACGTCGACGCCGAACTCCGGTCGATCAAGGACGAACTCGGCGACGAAGGCGCAGCCGGCGACGAGGGTGGAGGCGGCGACGAAGGCGACGGCGGGGAGGAGAGCGGAGGGGACGGCGCCGGACGGGGATAG